The sequence GAGAGGACCATGCGCAGTGTCAATAATATCAACACCGGCTTCAATTGCTTTTAGGTAACTTGCAACTACCATTCCGCTTGATGAATGAGAATGGAGTTGCACTGGTAATTTAATCTCTGCTTTTAATCTTTTGACCAATTCAAAAGCAGCATCTGGAGCAATAATGCCTGCCATATCTTTAATACAGATACTATCAACACCCAAATTCAATTGTTCTTTAGCACATTTTAGATAATAGTCAATCGTATGTACCGGACTTATCGTATAACATAAAGTTCCCTGGGCATGTTTTTTATACTTCTTAACAAATTTTATTGCTGATTCTAAATTGCGTACATCATTTAAGGCATCAAAAATCCGATAGATGTCAATTCCACGCTCAGCCGATTTTTCAATAAATGCTTCTAATAAATCATCCGGATAATTACGATAGCCGACAATATTTTGACCGCGCAAAAGCATCTGGAGTTTAGTATTTTTTACTTCTTTCCGAATCATTGAGAGTCGTTCCCAAGGGTCTTCGCGTAAATACCTGATACTAACATCAAAAGTCGCGCCACCCCACATCTCTAAAGACCAATAGCCAACTTTATCTAACTTTTGCAGAATTGGAACCATCTCTTCAGTCTTCATTCTAGTCGCCCATAATGACTGATGTGCGTCGCGAAGAGTCGTGTCAGTAATTTTTATAGGTTTTGGTTTTAATATTGCCATAAGCGCTGTCTCAGTAATTTTATCAGTTTTGCTTTTATGTTATCATCATAGCCTTTATTTCAATTAGTCATCTCTTTAAGTTTATTAATCATAAACTTTTATACTGGTCTTAATTTAATGTTGTTATAATGTCCCTTAAGTTTATCAATAATGATTTCCGGTTTTATTACTTGATTTAATCTTGTCATAATATTCCTTAAGTTTATCAATAATCGTTTCCAGTCTCATTAGTCGTGAGCCTTTAATAAGTATTTTATCGGTAATATTAAGAATGTCAACCAATTTCTGAGTCGCTTCTGTAAGGTCTCGACAGATATAAATTTGTTGAGGCCTCCCTTTTTTTTGGGCCGATTCTCCGATATATTTTGCCCCTTCGCCAACAGTTAATAAAATATCAACACCTTCAGGAATTTGACTACCAACCCACCTATGAAGTTCGATACTCTTTTCGCCCAATTCTAACATATCAGATAAGACGACGATTTTCTTACCTTGTTTTTTTGTAAAATTAGCAAAGGTATTTATGGCAGATAGCACTGACTGAGGATTAGCATTAAAGGCATCGTTATAAATCGTGATACCGTTGATTTCAATCTTTTCCATCCGCATCCGAGACGGCGAAAAGTCGGCAAGATTTGCAATAATCTCGTCAAACTCGCGACCAATCGTTCTGGCAATACTTATTGCTCCAAGCGCATTATAAATATTATATCTACCAGGCACATTTAACTTAACCCAATATTTACTATTCAAGAGAAATTCCGTGCCATTTTCATAATGGTCAACAATCTTATCCGCAAAAATGTCGGCTGGTTTATCAATTCCAAAAGTATATAACGCCTTAAACTTAAAATTGGGCACGATATGCATTAACATCGGGTCATCAGCATTGACTATTGCTACGCCCGAGTCAGTAACGGCTTCTAACAATTCTGATTTTTCTTTCAGCACACCTTCTCGGGTATGCAAAAATTCCAGATGCGTATCACCAATATTAGTGATAACACCAATTTGGGGCTGACTAATCTCACACAGTCTTTTAATGCCACCTAAGATATTCATCTCCATTTCTAAGATCAATACTTCAGTATCTTTTGTTAATTGTAACACAGTTAATGGCACACCGATATCATTATTAAAACTTTCTGGCGCCTTCACAATCTTATATTTTCTATTCAGAATATGTGCAGTCATATCTTTTGTAGTTGTTTTGCCATTACTTCCGGTTATCGCGATGACGATAGGAGAGAATTTTTGCCGATAATAAGATGCAATATCTCCTAATGCTTGGATTGTATTCTCAACTTCAATAATATTGACTTGGTTTGAACTATCAAATTGCAACTGTTTGTTAAGGAATTGTTTATTGTCGATTACAACTCCACAAGCCCCTTTTTCTAAACTCTGAGTAATAAAATTATGTCCGTCATAAGTCTTTCCTTTAATTGCTACAAATAAATCATTAGGCAAAATCTTTCTGCTATCAATTGAGATATTTTTGACTAAATAATCTCTATCACCCTGAATTAATCTCCCTTTGGTTGCCTTTATAATCTCATCAATTGTAATTGGTTCCATACATTTTGCTATTTGCTATCTGCCGTATCCTAATAAATAAACATTGCATCGCCAAAACTATAGAATCGAAACTTATGTTCGATGGCGTATTGATAAGCATTAAAGATAAATTCTTTATTAGCAAAGGCACAGACCAGCATCAAAAGGGTTGATTTCGGGAGATGAAAATTTGTTATCATCGCATCAACGATCTTATATTTATAGCCGGGATAAATATATAAATCAGTAAAACCTTTATGCGCCTTTACTTGAAAAACATTATCTTTGCTCACAAATGCTTGTGATTCTAAACTGCGAACCACGGTTGTACCAACTGCGATAATCCTTCGACCTTCTCTTTTACCTTTATTAATAACCTCCGCAGTCTTTTCTGAAATCTCAAATTCTTCTCGATGCATCTTATGTTCTTCTACTAATTCAACTTTTACTGGTCGAAAAGTTCCTAATCCACAATGTAAGGTTAATTTTGCGATCTCAATTCCCTTGGCTCGAATATCGGACAAAAGTTCCTCGGTAAAATGCAAACCCGCAGTTGGCGCCGCAATTGCACCTTCTTTTTCTGCATAAATCGTCTGATAACGATTAATATCTTTGGGTTTAGATTTGATATATGGTGGTAAAGCAATCTCGCCTTGACGTTGCAAAAGTTCTTTGACATCAGTTTCATAAAATTCCACTATTCTTATACCTGTATCTCTTCTTTCCAATACCTTAGCATAAGCACTATTAAAAATCACTTCTACTCCTGGCTTTAATAATTTTGCTGGTCTTGCCAGCACCTCCCATTTATTCGGTTCGATTTCTCTTAAAAGTAATAATTCTACTATTTGCTCATTCATTTGTCTTGTAATTTTTCCGTAAATTCGTGCCGGGATAACTTTTGTGTCGTTTATGACTAAAATGTCGTTAGGATAAAGAAAATCAATAAGTTGTCTAAAAATACTTTCTCTAATCTCGCCGGTTTTACGATTCAAAATCAAAAGCCTTGACTCATCTCTCTTATCCTGAGGACTTTGAGCAATGAGTTCTTTGGGCAAATCATAATCAAACTCTGCGACGCGCATAATTATAGACTAATCAAAAAAAACCGTGCGTCAAGATTAAATAATAAGATACCAATTAAAACAGGGTAAAGTTGTCTAATGTCAAATTCAAACTAAATTCAGTAATTTCGAGGACAAAAAATTGATTTTTATAGAAATCTGTACTTATGTGCTACTTGACTTTTTGAACACTCCTTGTATTATTT is a genomic window of candidate division WOR-3 bacterium containing:
- a CDS encoding UDP-N-acetylmuramoyl-tripeptide--D-alanyl-D-alanine ligase, encoding MEPITIDEIIKATKGRLIQGDRDYLVKNISIDSRKILPNDLFVAIKGKTYDGHNFITQSLEKGACGVVIDNKQFLNKQLQFDSSNQVNIIEVENTIQALGDIASYYRQKFSPIVIAITGSNGKTTTKDMTAHILNRKYKIVKAPESFNNDIGVPLTVLQLTKDTEVLILEMEMNILGGIKRLCEISQPQIGVITNIGDTHLEFLHTREGVLKEKSELLEAVTDSGVAIVNADDPMLMHIVPNFKFKALYTFGIDKPADIFADKIVDHYENGTEFLLNSKYWVKLNVPGRYNIYNALGAISIARTIGREFDEIIANLADFSPSRMRMEKIEINGITIYNDAFNANPQSVLSAINTFANFTKKQGKKIVVLSDMLELGEKSIELHRWVGSQIPEGVDILLTVGEGAKYIGESAQKKGRPQQIYICRDLTEATQKLVDILNITDKILIKGSRLMRLETIIDKLKEYYDKIKSSNKTGNHY
- the queA gene encoding tRNA preQ1(34) S-adenosylmethionine ribosyltransferase-isomerase QueA; the protein is MRVAEFDYDLPKELIAQSPQDKRDESRLLILNRKTGEIRESIFRQLIDFLYPNDILVINDTKVIPARIYGKITRQMNEQIVELLLLREIEPNKWEVLARPAKLLKPGVEVIFNSAYAKVLERRDTGIRIVEFYETDVKELLQRQGEIALPPYIKSKPKDINRYQTIYAEKEGAIAAPTAGLHFTEELLSDIRAKGIEIAKLTLHCGLGTFRPVKVELVEEHKMHREEFEISEKTAEVINKGKREGRRIIAVGTTVVRSLESQAFVSKDNVFQVKAHKGFTDLYIYPGYKYKIVDAMITNFHLPKSTLLMLVCAFANKEFIFNAYQYAIEHKFRFYSFGDAMFIY